The following coding sequences are from one Triticum aestivum cultivar Chinese Spring chromosome 5A, IWGSC CS RefSeq v2.1, whole genome shotgun sequence window:
- the LOC123105378 gene encoding 40S ribosomal protein S18 — MSLIAGEEFQHILRVLNTNVDGKQKIMFALTSIKGVGRRFSNIVCKKADIDMNKRAGELSAEEMDRLMAVVHNPRQFKVPDWFLNRKKDYKDGRFSQVVSNAVDMKLRDDLERLKKIRNHRGLRHYWGVRVRGQHTKTTGRRGKTVGVSKKR, encoded by the exons ATG TCGCTGATCGCGGGTGAGGAGTTCCAGCACATCCTGCGTGTGCTCAACACCAACGTCGATGGTAAGCAGAAGATCATGTTCGCGCTGACCTCCATCAAGGGTGTGGGCCGCCGCTTCTCCAACATCGTCTGCAAGAAGGCCGACATCGACATGAACAAGAG GGCCGGAGAGCTTTCCGCGGAGGAGATGGACCGTCTGATGGCGGTGGTGCACAACCCGCGCCAGTTCAAGGTGCCGGATTGGTTCCTCAACAGGAAGAAGGATTACAAGGACGGGAGGTTCTCCCAGGTCGTGTCCAACGCCGTGGACATGAAGCTCAGGGATGACCTTGAGAGGCTCAAGAAGATCAG GAACCATCGCGGTCTGCGGCACTACTGGGGCGTGCGTGTCCGTGGTCAGCACACCAAGACTACAGGCAGGAGAGGAAAGACTGTTGGTGTCTCCAAGAAGCGATAA